The following nucleotide sequence is from Mytilus galloprovincialis chromosome 12, xbMytGall1.hap1.1, whole genome shotgun sequence.
gtatgtatttgcttgtcccaagtcaggagcctgtgattcagtggttgtcgtttgtttatttgttacatatttgatgtttgtacatttcttttatatatgggctttgcttattgttgaaggccgtaaggtgacctataattgttaatttctgtgtcatttttggtctcttgtgaagagttgtctcatggtAATCATTCtacaacttcttttttataagctacaagttgattagacttcaacttcatcgaaagctactttgaccaaaaaatttaacataaagtgggacagacggacgtacCAACCAACGACCGGACAGAGAGAGAGCAACGTTTTCGTCGAAGTTAACGACTGCGCAGAAGAATAATTGTCAACGACGTCATTATCATTACCGCTGACAACGTCGAAGTTTCACTGATGTCGACAGGACGAATTCTTAGACTTCTAATCAGGTAAGTTATTTTaagtgtttaaataaaaaaaagtcgtaaggtttttaaattattttttaaagaaaagtcaTTGGACTAAATGTGTGTATTGCATGAAACACATGAGTTCGAAGATGAAAGACATTTTTCTGTTAAACTGTTCATGCTAAGAAAAGTTGAATAACAAATTTCTACCTACGGCCGCATTAGACAATTTTAGTGACTATAGTGAAAGACTTATTCAGTATCAAATTCCAACTGCAAAATGTGTAAATTCAGCATCCTTTCAtagaataattttatatttttcttgttgGGAACTTTATATCTGGCTATACGGGAtgcatgggttttgctcattgttgaagactaaCGGGGATATTTTCGCCAATTAgataatgtaaaattgagaatggaaatggggaaagtaccaaagagacaacaacccgaccatagagcagacaacagcagaaggtcaccaacaggtcttcaatgcaacgagaaatgtGACTTAGTCTTATTACtattagcaattataccacaaCTCCTTATTAGTACCGTATACACATACATATGTATTTGTGACATTTACAAGCAACAGTCGCTTTTACTTTTGAGTGTATATAAATGGTAGAAATATTAATCGTTTAttctattttcttatatagaCAAACTATAAAAATGACAGATCAAGATAAAAGAGAGCAACATGCTTTGTATTTCTCCGATTCGATTCTAAGCGAAGCTGTTTTTGAGTGTTTACTTGAGGAGTGGGAAAAGATAGAGACTGACAAAGGGAAAGCTTTAAAGAAGGAACTGGGTATGTAAAAGTACGAGGTGGAGAATAAATAGAGAGACTCAAAGCaaaactgaaaaacaaaacaggataaaaaaaagttaaattaaaaacaaccacTATAGAAATTAACACAACCAAAACTTCTCTAATAATAGGTATTGTATATTTCTTCTCTTGTTGCAGGGGCTGATctaggattttggaaaggggggcgaGGTAAATTAGAAATTCggcgagcgaagcgaggcgaagcgaggcgaaattttttagGGACCTTTTTTaggctaaaaaaaataaaataagtgtaCAATGAACTTTTCACACGGTTCAAGAAGTTTGGCATGTAAACTtcatagttgctgtaaagtgtaagggtcgGACATTTTTTATGTCGTATTCTCCCCATTAAATGTCTATTATAAAATGATTGGATAGATCGAAAGCTATGTActaatatatttgatgtgggagTTGTCAGTAATACatggacatggaaaattctcgtttgTTTAATTAGTATAACCTCACATTTtatggtggaagaagacttcaagtcttctgaaggcctatggtgccgactttaaaatcattgagcctccgtatgccgcattcgtttctgtgtattacaatttcataacaacttctgattactgacaccgatttttacacatgattaagcatctgaatcatttaatttgtaaattaggattgaaaaacaatcaccaTTAGCCAAGAAGGGAAGTGAGAGTTCCAAATTAACCAAAgtctacgaatgagtctgaaaggacaacgaatttatgaatcaTTTTGActgtcgacaaatggagacataatgGTCATACCCAGCAGGCAGGTTACAGTCGGGCCTTGAAAAAGTATTCAATacatcagttcggcgaaacaaaTATTCCGGTCAGATATGGGATTTACATGCAAACCCCGGCATAAAAAAATAACACCCGTTTATTATTCACCATGTTCATTTTATGCTAAATAGTTATGcttgaattttttgtttctaatagcaaatCTTAATGCTGTTTACAATCAATATATATTCGACCAGAATTTTTGATTAAGACAAAAATCTGGGTAAGAATTTTTTCTCTCAAACCTCTCAGACTCCCCACTCAAATCAAATAGTCCAtaccttagactttaaatatatctagagcttactgactggggatcattattcagctacaTTGTATGTTATCAATAGGCTGGGCATTTGGACATGTTTTCGTAGATAAATAATATTGCTATGGAACTTTCACGAGAGTGtaatagagtattactttctgtttggtgaaattatgaaataaaagtcAGTACGTTCTTGCTCAACCCTTTGTCGCTTTGGAGGTGCCATACTTGTCACCCTCAGCATAAGCAAGTGTTACTGTaatctgaatttcaaaatgactgagtgacgtttttccGACGCACTGGTTAACTCCAccgtagcgaatcacatgactttgacataaCCAATAATATATAACAGTAAATACGAGCAAAAACtatctttataaaattaataaagaattgtcgcttaaaaacaaaatagacgggaaatggcaaatttcacgaagtctagtctgatttatcgtttttacaaataaaaaaataaataaaagtccaATCAAAaagggggcgtacgccctctacgccccctctgtaTCCGCCACTGTGTTGTTCATGTATTATAATCATCTAGCACGTATCCTTAAATTCATCTAGCACGTATCCTTAAATTCATCTAGCACGTATCCTTAAATTTATCTAGCACGTATCCTTTAATTCACCTAGCACGTATCGATCCTTAAATTCATCTAGCACGTATCCTTAAATTCATCTAGCACCTATCCTTAAATTCATCTAGATTTTGTACAGTTGGTAAAAAGTTAACATAATTTTCCATGGTTTATGTTATCATCCTATCAAGCAAAAACAAAGATGGCGCATATTGCGATgaataaaaaatctaattaaaattcttttcttctttattaatttgaccaAGGTCATTGTTGTCCTTTAAAACCAATCTTGATGTTGATTGTTAATTGTggatttttatatttctttctttttccaTTAGAAGACACAGATACTCCGAATAGCGAAAACGAAGAGAACAAAATGAGGATCTTACAAGAATGGAAAAATAGAGAGAATGATAGGATAGCAGAACAGCAGACAAAAACAGGTaacggatttaaaaaaaaatctcaaatccATCGTATGTTTTaaatatgcatgatatatttgccactgtacgtaAGCACATAATAACTTATAACTTAATTATTCAAACTAACTTTTTACGATTTTACTGATCATGCCTTTGTTTTAATTGcatatgaaacatttttttttcaatacgaTTAAATGTATTGTGGGCAATTGTATAAATCTGATTAACCTATTTAACTTGATTTTGTGTTTAagtttatatatatgttcaagattcatttctaaaatttttacAACTCATTTTACCTACTTGttatgaaaattttgattttgaaggaCTTGTTATAACTAAGATATACCAGCAAAAGATCGCTGAAAACCCATTGAAGCATGCGGAAGGATATGTGTATCAGGTAAGACCTACTTACATGCTAAATATTCGAACTTTGTAAGATTTTAAAAATTCCGCGATCAAAgaaaatttttcgtttttgtaccttttcgcatggactggcttgGCTATATATCAGCTGTATATAGTTGGTTTTGTTTACTTAATTTTTTGGTTGAAAATGCATtgcatagaaaaaaaatgttttaatctcAAATATAGACTTTTTTATAAACCCTTTAAATTCGCTTcaattttcaattattatttagccttttcagagatataaattttgaaaatgtcatttttacgCTACTTCCGCGTTTTAGACCGCCCTCACCGGTTAGTCACGTGATTAGAAAATGGATGCGCCCATAGGAACAACTTCCTGTTTCGTGGAACTAGCTAcgatatatctgtcttaaatctTAACTGGCCAACCAAACCATAGCCCAAATGATTAATTAGTAAGTAATGTCATGTTATGTTTTTCAAAACACGTAAAGTCGGTAAACACAGAATATCGGTGACTTTAATATcttcattatatatttatgtgttaAGAATCAGAATGTATTGTTTATTGTTGTCATTATGTCCCGTcaggggcccttaattggaaaataaagaactttgaactttgaactttATACAAATTACTTCGTTGTAAATACCAATCAACTGCAActtcaaaacaatatatatttaaggttcatcataacaaacggacaaatatggctgtatttacatgccaaaaattactctgagtacagacttacctgtaaagttggaaaagttttaatgcctagcatccactagatataataaagttaaatgcattttgtgtttcagaaagataaaatctcttttggattttgatgggcatttttttttcttcatgcaaAAGGTGTAAAAATtgactaagttgtggtacaactatgagatgctccctcaggtaaaaaaccggtttgtattgttttcattgtccttaattgacTTGGACAccaggtatcttcacaactataggtgagttaaagagtttatctgagtcagtcagtgagtggacagtatcaaagtaattcaggtgtttgttcatttttgcaccttctgcagaacggaaaaaaaatgcccatcaaaaaccaagaaagattttatctttcttaagcacaaaatgcatttaacttttatatatctagtggatgctaggcattaaaactttccaaacagcacaggtaagtctgtacacagagtagtttttgaggtgaaaatacggccatatttgtccatttgttatgatgaaccttaaagtAATATTCTATtcacaaaaaaaattcaaaatcaagAATTTGTATACACGAAAATAATATGAGGCAGCTGCAGGCATTACcttatagtccaaataattatgacgtctggcaaggctattttggtttttttctgggacgctttcgtaaaatagccttgccagacgtcataattatttggactagcattacttgtgaatggggacgaagccTGTATGAATTTTTTGTAACttacatatttgattaaaaaagacacggaaataccgtaacgtttccgattttcgTTCTGTTGTCTGGGATTAAGTTGTGATGTTATTTCTAAGTTATGACATCATATTCAATTTTAacaaagaaacgctttcatcaggtaatgtttttttcatataaatatgaggcaggcattacctgtgaatggggacgaggtcagtatgattttttttttttaattcaaacatgttaaaaaaagaaacgtttctgattttggttctgttgttagggatttattTGTGACATTAtttgaatccgggtccgttcgcgcccattcacgttcgcacccactcatgttcgccccctttcactttcgcaccctccatgttcgcacccaaagtccgttcgcaccctacatgttcgcgcccaattttaattcttttttttgtaatcatgcAAGAGTATTCTTGTTGTCAATGTATTAAAATAAAGtgagacccccctttttttttgttgaataaatcttaatcatgttttggatagtgtattgttaaaaaaaattatgatcctttctataaataaattgggattctgtcaacgttttattttttgttaaataactcttaattatgttttggttagtgtattgctgtaactttgtttcattgacttgtttcaaaacaactaagtgagattctgactacgctttttttgtgtgtgttgaatatattttatcatgttttggttataatagtgtattgctatattttattgtttaattgtttcagatcaaagtgACCAAGCTGtcaaaaacaattatcttttgtgtttttcatttaaaatcttcaatgttttactcataccaagctataaatacattcaatatttacaccaaagcaatttaaaacaacaatcatgatttctgtccaattattcaactggaatttgaattaaaattgggcgcgaacgtgtagagtgtgaacggaccttgggtgcgaatgTGCGaagtgcgaacgtgtagggtgcgaaagtgtattgggcgcgaacggacctgataccacattatttaagttatgatgtcatattcaatataaacaaagaaatgcTTTCATCAGGTTACgtttttttataacaatcaaattttaaaaatgaattagtattgagttcctttcttagactgataaatatacatttcagtcttcacgatgaagtattaaatctacaggcccggagctcaatttttaaatttttttagttagattctgttggcctatagatatgatttttacaggcccgagagcaattctACTAGCCTGGGCTGCCagggctgccactcagcgtgaagactgacattttattcaaagtctcatgcaaacaagaccggaaacagAAGTAGAATTCTGGGCCGATCCCGAAATtataaaatgtgataaaaaattttgaacgattttgagttcattagtacaatgaaaaattcaggaaattttcctgatttttttttttttttttattgaattttgtacttcgtccccatataaaacaaatatcaaaaatgaATTGGTATTGAGCTAAAATCCTATATTTTACTCTActgataaatataatatatattttattcaaagtctcatgcataCAACTTACAAGACCAAAAAATGGACGTAGATTTCTGCACAAATgcagggatttaaaaaaaatctgaaaaaaaagttaatgattttgagttcattagtacctGGTACAGGTAGTATAttaaaaaattcgggaaattttcccgtttttttgttgttgattttttttgattttttggaaCTTTGTCcccatataaatattttgataatgatatatacattttgtacatcttaaaaacatcaaataatTCAACCTGTTTTCGATTAAAAAATATTAACTGTTAGTCTAACATATATATGACGGGCAAACTGGTAGGTTGCAAAGGTGTTTTCATTAGAGAACGGACcataatttatcatttatttagtaCAAATTACAGTGTATCATCTACCCTGTTACGCATAACTAAACCCTTAGGCAGTAAccatttgatttttgaaaatcaaatggttgctgccatTTTATCATATACCATTGTATACCATGTATTGTACCACTTTTTGGAAATCGATTATTTGTGAAATTTGATGCATGACTTCCCAGTTGTTATCTGCTTGGAATTTCACCATGTTCATACCAGGATGATGATGTTGATCCTCTTTttgctgccggagggacacatgtCTCCATATATTTAATGTATGCAAAAACCTATTCATTTCTACATCTACATCTcttttaaatttaacattaaaaattaaatttatttggtagtttaattatatataatcttcTCCGAGGCTTAAATAGATCTCAAATAACATCAAAGTTAGACATACATTATTATTATACCTCAAGTTAAAATGCCACATTCACCActattgacaatgttttctcagggtaacaatctgctctatcaccctctcagttatgtgttatttatataatgtagtTGCCATATTTCGCATGTTTCTTGACAAAATCTAACACAGTTAATCAGCGTCAGCAAGAGGGCTAAGTAGAAGTAATTTATGGGCGGACCGTTTAGTTTTGTGGGGGCTGGCAAATTAATGAAGTCTAAATATTTATTGCCTACATAAAGACGGAcagatttttttatgttcacTCAAGTCAAGGCCagaatatttactgttttgccaCCCCTTAGAACAACTTTTCACCCCCTAACATATTATTCATCTTTTGTGATACAGAGTCAATTTTTTATAAGAATAGAGGCGTGTTTTAACAAATGGTGAAATTTCTGGCGAGCGTAGAGAgtgtcatttgttttttaaaaagatttataaacaacattttatatttattcaggTCAAATAATAGGAGGGGACATTCACTGTGTATGCCTCAAAACAACCACTGACAATACTTCCTTCCTGATTTTCTGTTGATATCTATTATCTTTGTAAATGATTAATTGGATTTAAGTATTTGGGGTCAGAATAGTTATTTTTATGTTTGATAAGACAAGATTATTTTTTCCACCTGAATGGGGGTcagaatatttatttctttaatatgaCTCCCACATCATAATCAAATGGTTGTCCTCTTATATATTACAAAGCTGATTctgttaaaatatatgataaacatatcaataaaattgagaatggaaatggggaatgtgccaaagagacaacaacccgaccatagaaaaaaacaacagcagaaggtcaccaacaggtctttaatgtagcgagaaattcccgcacccggcggcgtccttcagcttttgtagtaaaatagtaaaatcTGTATCCTATATatgctgtatcaccactcgaCCAATATCACACAATGTCATGCgatacagattttgccatgtattattctatatttacAAACTTTTTCTGTGAAGTACAttacttaaaatttaaaaaaaaatggtctaTTGCTCATGTTTATTGTAGTTTAGAATACAAgaaatttcttttgttaaatttcCAGACTGTATTCAAGACAAAAATGAAATAGGCCAGGGAATACTAATGtatattgtacatatatagaGAGAGACCATGTCACAGAGGTCAGTATGCCACGATACCTCAGAAACTCCCGTTACAACAGAATTTTCCTGCTAATTGGAATAGGAGCTCTAATCTTCATATCATTTCAATTATTGTCATTCAAAGTATTAAACTCATCTGCTCAAAAGAGAGCACAGAATGCCATCAATGAGTTTGAGGATAATGACGATGACAACGTCGATGATGATAGTGATTTAGATGAACCATCACAATTCGACAAAAAGATGCAGAAAGAACAAAAAGCACCTGAACATTTGGACCCAGTTGTTGATGTACGAGGTGTTAGTCCAGAAGACATTGAACTCTATCATCCTGACAGTAACCAGATGTTTACTTGTCTACAGTCAAAGGTACGATTACCATGGTTTCTGTACTATTGATATTTTAAACATAAGCAACAGTGCATCTTAAGCTTCTCAAGGCTGGTTGGTTTCAATATACGTTTcttagcatatatatatacatgaatatgCAGGCGAATTGGTGTcaagatatctcagtagcatggtatcgaatcccagcgagggaagaacaaaaaatttgtgaaagcaaatttacagctctaacattgttgggttgatgtttagacgagttgtatatacatgaatatgtacatgtacatgatgtatgtctGAACTTGTAATTATTATTGTAGTGTATCATTGTATgcattaaaccagggatatcgttaccataaattacttaaaacctttactaaatttttccatagatatttataagtttggttgtacctgtagaaaacttatttcaaacgggattcaacatcctcatttttacggaaatgttgttaaccgtgcctggaaatttagaaatgatccatgtaaacgtgtcgctcctttaaataaacttattctaaaaggttacctacaaaatgtatattcaacactgtaataagatcattgaatattgtttttattggtataaatattactagtatgttatatgtatacatatacatattcatggatctacaatctgttgatacctgtaacttggcattgcacaaggtcatgtttttctctggctgtttatgacatctttagactaaatccattggatgttggatgtgtacagattgatagtttagtcttagatgcatgatttttttattaattgttagtggctttgaactagctgtcagataactgcgagtactctcagatctgttcattgcgtctttttgtgtcgggatatataagtacccggccacgtccacttgtatttttgtccatctgatgagttaagccttttttcaactgatttttatagttcgttcttatgttgtactgttataccactgtcccaggttagggggagggttgggatctagctaacatgtttaacccagccacattatttatgtatgtgcctgtcccaagtcaggagcctgtaattcagtagttgtcgtttgtttaaatgtgttacaattttgtttttcgttaatttttttatataaataaggccgttagttttctcgtttgaattgttttacattgtcttatgggggcctattatagctgactatgcggtatgagctttgctcaaagttgaaggctgtacggtgacctatagttgttaatgtttgtgtcattttggtcttttgtggatagttgtctcattgacaatcataccacatcttcttttttatatgtttttttttgtacatgaacCAAACTGTTGAAGGATTAATGTTTACACAAGCAATGATAAGTGTACGTATTCAATTAAAATTTACTCATTTGGGCGATTTTGGATAAATCACTCTGACTCTGGACTCTCTCATTCAATATTGGATTAACCTGAATAGGTATACATAACATGGTAATAAGGGGACAAAGTTCCCAATAACTagaaaaatcagtaaaaaaaaattttttaaaaaaatcagaaaaattttcccgaaattttcattgtacgaATGAACTctaaatcgttcaatttttttgatgtcatgttttgaattcgtgcatctgcgcagaaatctacaatgaaCTTCCTTTTTCCAGTCTtatttgtatgaaactttgagtaaaatatatatttatcagtctagtataaaataggaaggaacgcaataccaatttcatttttaataattccttgatatgaaaaaacgttacctgatgatagtgtttctttgttaacattgcatatgacgtcataacttaaattacgtcacaactaaaatccctaacaacagaaccaaaatcggaaacgttacggtatttccgtcaaaaaaatatttaagttacaaaaagatatttcatacagacttcgttcccatttacaggtaatgcctgccgcATATTAATTCAGATTCTTGTCAACCCAAATCACTAGAAATCACTTTTTCAAACATTGTCAAAGTCAAACCTTATCAGATCAAGTTTttgtacatgtttatttatttctaaataaaacattgtttatacttcatgtacttagtCATTTTACTTCATTTTAAATTGCAATGATAATGaatatactttttattttcagaaaaaaattccttTCAGTGAAGTAAATGATGACTATTGTGACTGTGATGACAACACAGACGAACCAGGAACATCAGCCTGTGATGGAAAGTAAGACActcatatatatgtacatataaacATCTTCTTGACAAATGCTCAGGCTTATTTGCAAAActataattttaacaattttttttttaatactagttAGATTTGTGAAAATCAGTGTGATTACAtgcttttttttaacacaaaaaaagaacactcatacatgtacatgaggAAAATGTAAT
It contains:
- the LOC143053760 gene encoding uncharacterized protein LOC143053760 — translated: MSTGRILRLLIRQTIKMTDQDKREQHALYFSDSILSEAVFECLLEEWEKIETDKGKALKKELEDTDTPNSENEENKMRILQEWKNRENDRIAEQQTKTGLVITKIYQQKIAENPLKHAEGYVYQVK